A genomic region of Ewingella sp. CoE-038-23 contains the following coding sequences:
- a CDS encoding pirin family protein, whose amino-acid sequence MIKSRTAKECGTADFGWLQARYTFSFGHYFDPKLMGYASLRVLNQEVLAPGASFQPRTYPHVDILNLVLQGSAEYRDAEGNSVRVNEGEAVLLSTQNNVAYSELNLSSTQPLTRMQLWLDACPQHENPLIQQLKVGQQPHLLLASPDGEKGSLQLRQQVWIHHIELGEGESITLPIRGTRAYLQSIHGRIDALGAESQDKQKLVCGDGAFIQGESEISLTASTPLRALLIDLPV is encoded by the coding sequence ATGATTAAGAGCAGAACTGCAAAAGAGTGCGGCACAGCTGACTTTGGTTGGCTTCAGGCGCGCTATACCTTTTCATTTGGGCACTATTTTGACCCAAAACTTATGGGCTACGCGTCACTGCGCGTTCTCAATCAGGAAGTGCTGGCGCCGGGTGCCAGCTTCCAGCCACGCACCTACCCGCACGTCGACATCCTGAATTTAGTGCTGCAAGGCAGCGCGGAGTACCGCGACGCCGAGGGCAACAGCGTTCGGGTCAACGAGGGCGAAGCCGTGCTGCTTTCAACCCAGAATAACGTTGCTTACAGCGAGCTGAACCTGAGTTCAACCCAGCCTCTGACCCGCATGCAGCTGTGGCTGGACGCCTGCCCGCAGCATGAAAATCCGCTGATCCAGCAGCTTAAGGTCGGCCAGCAGCCGCACCTGTTGCTGGCGTCGCCCGATGGCGAGAAAGGCAGCCTACAGCTGCGCCAGCAGGTGTGGATCCATCATATTGAGCTGGGCGAAGGCGAGAGCATTACTCTACCGATACGCGGCACGCGAGCCTATTTGCAATCGATTCACGGCCGCATCGACGCCCTGGGCGCAGAGAGTCAGGATAAGCAGAAGCTGGTGTGTGGCGACGGCGCGTTTATCCAAGGTGAGTCAGAAATCAGCCTGACCGCCAGCACCCCGCTGCGCGCCCTGCTGATCGACCTGCCGGTGTGA
- a CDS encoding LysR family transcriptional regulator: MAKDRALTLEALRVMDAIDRRGSFAAAADELGRVPSALSYTMQKLEEELDVVLFDRSGHRTKFTNVGRMLLERGRVLLEAADKLTVDAEALARGWETQITIVCEALVPATQLFPLIEKLALKANTQVSLITEVLAGAWERLEQGRADIVIAPDMHFRSSSEINSRKLYKLMSVYVAAPDHPIHLEAEPLSEVSRVKYRGIAVADTARERPTLTVQLLDKQQRLTVSTIEEKRQALLAGLGVATMPYPMVEKDIEEGRLRVVSAEYNREAEIIMAWRRDSMGEAKAWFLREIAKLLGTRDAN; encoded by the coding sequence ATGGCTAAGGATCGCGCACTCACACTTGAAGCACTCAGGGTCATGGATGCCATCGACCGGCGCGGCAGCTTTGCGGCGGCGGCAGACGAGCTAGGCCGCGTGCCTTCTGCATTGAGCTACACCATGCAGAAGTTGGAGGAAGAGCTGGACGTGGTGTTGTTTGACCGTTCAGGACATCGGACAAAATTCACCAACGTTGGCCGCATGCTGCTCGAACGCGGCCGCGTTTTGCTCGAAGCCGCTGATAAACTTACCGTAGATGCCGAAGCGCTGGCGCGCGGTTGGGAAACCCAAATCACCATCGTTTGTGAAGCGCTGGTTCCCGCTACCCAGCTGTTTCCGTTAATTGAAAAGCTGGCGCTGAAAGCCAACACGCAGGTTTCGCTGATAACCGAAGTGTTAGCCGGAGCTTGGGAGCGCCTTGAGCAGGGCCGCGCCGACATTGTTATCGCGCCGGATATGCACTTCCGTTCATCATCTGAAATCAACAGCCGCAAGCTCTACAAGCTGATGAGTGTCTATGTCGCCGCGCCGGATCACCCGATTCATCTCGAAGCCGAGCCGCTGTCGGAAGTCAGCCGCGTGAAGTATCGCGGCATCGCGGTGGCGGATACCGCCCGCGAGCGCCCGACTCTGACCGTGCAGCTGCTGGACAAACAGCAGCGTTTAACCGTCAGCACCATTGAAGAGAAGCGTCAGGCGCTGCTGGCCGGTTTGGGTGTCGCCACCATGCCTTATCCGATGGTGGAAAAAGATATCGAAGAGGGGCGTCTGCGGGTAGTGAGCGCGGAGTATAATCGCGAGGCGGAGATTATTATGGCGTGGCGTCGTGACAGCATGGGCGAAGCCAAGGCGTGGTTCCTGCGAGAAATCGCCAAGCTGCTCGGCACTCGCGACGCCAACTAA
- a CDS encoding glutathione S-transferase family protein, producing the protein MGQLVEGKWHDVWYDTKSTGGHFKRTESQFRNWVTPNGEAGPHGKSGFAAEPNRYHLYVSLACPWAHRTLLMRALKGLDKLIPVSVVHPLMLENGWTFATDFPAATGDDLYHLNFAYEIYLRAQKDYTGRVTVPILWDKKLQTIVSNESADIIRMFNSAFDAQGARAGDYYPENLRPAIDEVNEWVYPLINNGVYKAGFATSQEAYDEAVKGVFEGLDRAEALLEKHRYLTGNQLTEADLRLWTTLVRFDPVYVTHFKCDRYRISDYPNLYGFLRDIYQMPGIAETVDFAHIRNHYYRSHATINPHGVISTGPAQDLDAEHGRDLRFS; encoded by the coding sequence ATGGGACAACTCGTCGAAGGCAAATGGCATGACGTTTGGTATGACACCAAATCCACCGGCGGCCATTTCAAACGCACTGAATCGCAATTTCGCAATTGGGTGACCCCCAACGGCGAGGCAGGTCCGCACGGCAAAAGCGGATTCGCCGCCGAGCCGAATCGCTATCACCTTTATGTCTCCCTCGCCTGTCCCTGGGCGCACCGCACCTTGCTTATGCGCGCCCTGAAAGGCTTGGATAAGCTGATTCCAGTTTCCGTGGTGCATCCGCTGATGCTGGAGAATGGCTGGACCTTCGCCACCGACTTCCCTGCCGCAACCGGCGACGACCTTTACCACCTGAACTTCGCCTACGAAATCTATTTGCGGGCACAGAAGGACTACACCGGGCGCGTCACCGTGCCTATCCTGTGGGACAAAAAGCTGCAAACCATCGTCAGCAACGAGTCAGCGGATATCATTCGCATGTTCAACAGCGCGTTTGATGCCCAAGGCGCGCGCGCAGGGGATTACTACCCGGAAAATTTGCGCCCGGCCATTGATGAAGTGAATGAGTGGGTCTATCCACTAATTAACAACGGCGTCTATAAAGCGGGTTTTGCTACCTCGCAGGAAGCCTATGACGAGGCGGTAAAAGGGGTATTTGAAGGGCTGGACCGAGCCGAAGCCCTGCTGGAGAAACATCGCTACCTGACCGGCAACCAGCTAACCGAGGCCGATTTGCGCCTGTGGACCACGCTGGTACGCTTCGATCCGGTCTACGTCACGCACTTCAAGTGTGACCGTTATCGCATCAGTGATTACCCGAACCTCTACGGCTTCCTGCGCGACATCTACCAGATGCCGGGCATTGCTGAAACCGTGGACTTCGCGCACATCCGCAATCACTACTATCGCAGCCACGCGACCATCAATCCGCACGGGGTGATCTCCACCGGCCCGGCGCAGGACTTAGATGCCGAGCACGGCCGCGACCTGCGTTTTAGCTAA
- a CDS encoding DoxX family protein: protein MTKVNNTVLLIARILMPILFITAGWGKITNYAGTGAYMSSMGVPSFLLPLTILLEFGGGLAILFGFLTRTTAFITAIFTILTALIFHTDFAVAVNQMMFMKNLSIAGGFFALFVAGPGAISIDRLIKKNW, encoded by the coding sequence ATGACCAAAGTTAACAATACCGTCCTGCTTATCGCTCGTATCTTAATGCCGATTCTGTTCATCACTGCGGGCTGGGGCAAGATCACCAACTACGCAGGAACCGGTGCTTACATGAGCTCAATGGGTGTGCCATCTTTCCTGCTGCCACTGACCATTTTGCTTGAGTTCGGCGGCGGCTTGGCCATTCTGTTCGGCTTCCTGACCCGTACTACAGCGTTTATCACTGCAATCTTCACCATCCTGACTGCACTGATCTTCCACACTGATTTTGCTGTTGCCGTAAACCAGATGATGTTCATGAAAAACCTGTCTATCGCCGGTGGCTTCTTCGCCCTGTTCGTAGCGGGTCCGGGCGCAATCAGCATCGATCGCCTGATCAAGAAAAACTGGTAA
- a CDS encoding YqjK-like family protein, producing MSTPDRVIEKVKLLRKIERQRAELSAGRLEWLEATAKVDRGWVKFIDMRKYLVLGSSVLAIYGIRHPSKVVRWSRRAFGIWGTVQLFRRNFIKP from the coding sequence ATGAGCACACCTGACCGCGTTATCGAGAAAGTAAAACTGCTGCGTAAAATCGAGCGTCAACGCGCTGAGTTGTCTGCGGGCCGCCTAGAATGGCTCGAAGCAACCGCAAAAGTAGATCGCGGCTGGGTGAAGTTTATTGATATGCGTAAATACCTGGTGCTGGGTTCCAGCGTTCTGGCGATTTACGGCATCCGACATCCAAGTAAAGTGGTTCGCTGGTCGCGTCGCGCCTTTGGTATCTGGGGCACCGTGCAGCTTTTCCGCCGTAACTTTATAAAGCCGTAG
- a CDS encoding phage holin family protein yields the protein MAEPIKTPPQGPGKGILDTAQRIVTVLVGMVETRVRLAVIELEEEKANIFQLLLMAGITLIFTAFGLMSLLVVLFWAIDPAYRLVAMGTTTGVLLFLAVVLGLWTLSKAKRSTLLSMTRKQLDIDRSLLEKDDQ from the coding sequence ATGGCTGAACCGATAAAGACTCCGCCACAAGGACCGGGCAAAGGGATACTTGATACGGCGCAACGCATTGTCACCGTTTTGGTTGGCATGGTTGAAACGCGTGTCAGACTGGCCGTCATTGAGCTGGAAGAGGAAAAGGCCAATATTTTCCAACTCTTGCTGATGGCGGGCATCACCCTCATCTTTACCGCTTTCGGTTTAATGAGCCTATTGGTTGTGCTGTTCTGGGCAATCGACCCGGCTTATCGACTTGTTGCAATGGGCACCACCACCGGCGTTTTACTGTTTCTGGCGGTGGTATTAGGTCTCTGGACGCTGTCGAAAGCGAAACGTTCAACTTTGTTGAGCATGACGCGTAAACAGCTGGATATTGACCGTTCATTGCTGGAAAAGGATGACCAATGA
- a CDS encoding DUF883 family protein translates to MAKNTTSENLRAELKSLADTLEEVLQTSTDKPKAELDKLRGKAESLLKDTRSRLSDTGDKLAHHSKEIAGRADDYVHDKPWTGVGIGAAVGVVIGVLLARR, encoded by the coding sequence ATGGCTAAGAACACCACCTCAGAAAATCTGCGCGCGGAACTTAAATCGTTGGCTGATACCTTGGAAGAAGTTCTTCAAACTTCCACCGATAAGCCAAAAGCAGAGTTAGATAAGCTGCGCGGCAAGGCAGAAAGCCTGCTGAAAGACACCCGCTCTCGCCTGAGTGATACTGGCGATAAGCTGGCCCATCATTCGAAAGAAATCGCAGGTCGTGCTGATGATTACGTGCATGACAAACCTTGGACTGGCGTTGGTATTGGTGCTGCCGTCGGCGTAGTTATTGGCGTTCTGCTAGCACGCCGTTAA
- a CDS encoding DUF1090 domain-containing protein — protein sequence MNLRLSALFAIPLFAFSAASLAASQPQTCAAKQQQIKTQLDYAHQHNNKDQIAGLQKALSENQAHCTDSGLKAEYEKHVAEKKEKVQEREQELKEAQATGDSKKIEKKQQKLDEAQSELKEAQGQ from the coding sequence ATGAATCTGCGTTTATCCGCGCTGTTCGCTATACCGCTTTTCGCATTTTCTGCCGCATCTCTCGCTGCTTCGCAGCCACAGACTTGCGCCGCTAAACAACAGCAAATCAAGACCCAACTTGATTACGCACATCAGCACAACAATAAAGACCAGATCGCTGGCCTGCAAAAAGCCTTGAGCGAAAACCAAGCGCACTGCACGGACTCTGGTCTCAAAGCCGAATACGAAAAACATGTTGCTGAAAAGAAAGAAAAAGTTCAGGAACGTGAGCAAGAGCTGAAAGAAGCCCAAGCCACGGGCGACAGCAAAAAGATCGAGAAGAAACAGCAGAAGCTGGACGAAGCACAATCTGAATTGAAAGAAGCACAGGGCCAATAA
- the mzrA gene encoding EnvZ/OmpR regulon moderator MzrA produces the protein MKIKPIKRSILWPITLLTLVLVAIVIGFAVARMPQNTNALQIRPVRAGVALPDGFYVYQSLNQRGIRIQSITPVQDGLIVELDSLEQRELAEHALMDILPLGFSIQRCDPPQSQLWVHKITRDQLKLG, from the coding sequence GTGAAAATCAAACCGATTAAACGCTCAATCCTGTGGCCTATCACCTTGCTGACGCTGGTGTTGGTGGCGATTGTGATTGGATTTGCCGTCGCCCGCATGCCGCAGAACACTAACGCCCTGCAGATTCGCCCAGTGCGGGCCGGCGTGGCGCTGCCCGACGGCTTTTATGTTTACCAAAGCCTGAACCAGCGCGGCATTCGCATTCAGAGCATCACGCCGGTGCAGGACGGGCTGATCGTCGAACTGGACTCACTGGAGCAGCGCGAACTGGCGGAACACGCCTTGATGGATATCTTACCGCTGGGCTTCTCCATCCAACGCTGCGATCCGCCACAATCCCAGCTCTGGGTGCATAAAATCACCCGCGACCAGCTCAAATTAGGTTAA
- a CDS encoding DedA family protein, translated as MEIISSLIDALWQQDYETLANPSLVWTLYTVLFLIIFLENGLLPAAFLPGDSLLILVGVLIAKDAMNFPLTIVLLTTAASLGCWLSYIQGKWLGNTRIVQGWLAHLPVQYHERAHNLFHRHGLSALLVGRFLAFVRTLLPTIAGLSGLSNARFQFFNWMSGLLWILILTTLGYFLGKTPLFLKYEDQLMNCLMLLPVVLLVGGLGGSLLLLWRKKQADRQNKGDKAP; from the coding sequence ATGGAAATCATTAGTTCGCTTATCGATGCCTTATGGCAACAAGATTATGAAACTCTGGCCAACCCTTCGCTGGTCTGGACGTTATATACCGTTTTATTTTTGATTATCTTCCTCGAAAACGGCCTGCTGCCCGCCGCCTTCCTGCCTGGCGACAGCTTATTAATTTTAGTCGGCGTATTGATTGCCAAAGACGCCATGAATTTCCCGCTTACCATCGTGCTGCTGACCACCGCCGCCAGCCTCGGCTGCTGGCTGAGTTATATTCAGGGCAAGTGGCTGGGCAATACGCGAATAGTGCAAGGCTGGCTGGCGCATCTCCCCGTGCAGTATCATGAGCGGGCGCACAACCTGTTCCACCGCCACGGCCTTTCCGCACTGCTGGTGGGCCGCTTTCTGGCCTTCGTCAGAACCTTATTACCGACCATCGCGGGCCTGTCCGGGCTGAGCAACGCGCGTTTCCAGTTCTTCAATTGGATGAGCGGCCTGCTGTGGATCTTAATTTTGACCACCCTCGGCTATTTCTTGGGTAAGACGCCGCTGTTCCTGAAGTACGAAGATCAGCTGATGAACTGCCTGATGCTGTTGCCGGTGGTGCTGCTGGTGGGTGGCCTTGGCGGCTCATTGCTGCTGCTGTGGCGTAAAAAGCAGGCCGATCGTCAGAATAAGGGCGATAAGGCACCGTGA
- the exuR gene encoding transcriptional regulator ExuR yields the protein MEPTETRRLYQQLAATLKERIEGGVYPVGEKLPAERLISEEMNVSRTVVREAIIMLEVEGYVEVRKGSGIHVMSNQQKHLVVAGSGGTGLDFGAAGPFELLQARQLIESNIAEFAATQVTKQDIIRLMEIQEQARLEDRFRDSEWDLKFHIQVAQSTQNSAMATIVEKMWSQRRQNPYWRKLHEHIDEKSIEGWCEDHDKILKALIRRDPHAAKLAMWQHLENTKQMLFRATSDDFEFNVDRYMYSENPVVHLDSPPLNVPTPLNNK from the coding sequence ATGGAACCCACTGAAACCAGACGTCTTTATCAACAACTGGCCGCGACGCTCAAGGAGCGTATTGAGGGTGGCGTTTATCCGGTCGGTGAGAAATTGCCCGCCGAACGTCTGATTTCGGAAGAGATGAATGTCAGCCGCACCGTGGTGCGCGAAGCCATCATCATGCTCGAAGTAGAAGGCTACGTGGAGGTGCGTAAAGGCTCGGGCATTCACGTAATGTCCAACCAACAGAAGCATCTGGTGGTGGCGGGCAGCGGCGGTACCGGCCTTGATTTCGGCGCTGCAGGCCCCTTTGAGCTGCTTCAGGCGCGCCAGCTGATTGAAAGCAATATCGCGGAGTTTGCAGCGACTCAGGTCACCAAGCAGGACATTATCCGGCTGATGGAGATCCAAGAGCAGGCGCGGCTTGAAGACCGTTTTCGCGATTCAGAATGGGATTTGAAATTTCACATTCAGGTGGCGCAATCCACCCAAAATAGCGCCATGGCGACCATCGTCGAGAAGATGTGGAGCCAGCGTCGGCAGAACCCTTACTGGCGCAAGCTGCACGAACATATTGATGAGAAGTCGATCGAAGGCTGGTGTGAAGATCACGACAAAATTTTGAAGGCGCTGATCCGCCGCGACCCGCACGCCGCCAAGCTGGCGATGTGGCAACATCTGGAAAACACCAAGCAGATGCTGTTCCGCGCCACCAGCGATGACTTTGAATTCAACGTTGATCGCTATATGTACTCAGAAAACCCGGTGGTGCATCTCGATTCACCACCTCTCAATGTCCCTACTCCGCTAAACAACAAATAG
- a CDS encoding MFS transporter, with product MGKIKGLRWYMIALVTVGTVLGYLTRNAIAVAAPTLQDQLHITTQQYSYIIAAYSACYTIMQPVAGYVLDVMGTKVGYAMFAVMWALFCMATALASSWGGLAIARGAVGMAEAAMIPAGLKASSEWFPAKERSIAVGYFNVGSSIGGMIAPPLVVWAIVMHSWQMAFVITGVLSLVWAVCWLVFYKHPKDQKKLSEPEREYILGGQEAQHQTSNSKKMSAWQILRNRQFWGIALPRFLAEPAWGTFNAWIPLFMFKAYGFDLKHIAMFAWMPMLFADLGCIVGGYLPPLFQKYFKVNLIVSRKLVVTMGALLMIGPGMIGLFASPYAAIALLCVGGFAHQSLSGALITLSSDVFGRNEVATANGLTGMAAWTASTLFALVVGALADTLGFSPLFAALSVFDLLGAIVIWTVLQNRSAVEPVPQPLQPAKV from the coding sequence ATGGGTAAGATTAAAGGGTTACGCTGGTACATGATCGCACTGGTGACCGTCGGTACTGTTCTGGGGTATTTAACACGTAATGCCATCGCCGTAGCGGCACCGACATTACAAGATCAACTGCATATCACCACTCAACAATATTCTTATATTATTGCTGCCTATTCAGCCTGTTACACCATCATGCAGCCCGTGGCGGGCTACGTGCTGGACGTGATGGGCACCAAAGTGGGTTACGCCATGTTTGCCGTTATGTGGGCGCTGTTTTGTATGGCGACGGCGCTGGCCAGCAGTTGGGGCGGCTTGGCTATCGCCCGTGGCGCGGTAGGCATGGCAGAAGCGGCGATGATCCCGGCGGGGCTAAAAGCCAGCAGCGAGTGGTTCCCCGCCAAAGAGCGCTCCATTGCGGTAGGCTATTTCAACGTCGGTTCTTCCATCGGCGGCATGATTGCGCCGCCACTGGTGGTGTGGGCAATTGTGATGCACAGCTGGCAGATGGCGTTCGTCATCACCGGCGTGCTGAGTCTGGTGTGGGCGGTGTGCTGGCTGGTGTTCTATAAGCATCCGAAAGACCAGAAGAAGCTGAGTGAGCCTGAGCGTGAATACATTCTGGGTGGTCAGGAAGCCCAGCATCAAACCTCCAACAGCAAGAAGATGTCGGCGTGGCAAATCCTGCGTAATCGCCAGTTCTGGGGCATCGCGCTGCCGCGTTTTCTGGCAGAACCGGCCTGGGGGACCTTTAACGCGTGGATCCCACTGTTTATGTTTAAAGCCTATGGCTTCGACCTCAAGCATATTGCGATGTTTGCGTGGATGCCGATGCTGTTCGCCGATTTGGGCTGCATCGTGGGGGGCTATCTGCCACCTTTGTTCCAGAAATACTTCAAAGTGAACCTGATTGTCTCGCGCAAACTGGTGGTGACCATGGGCGCGCTGCTGATGATTGGGCCGGGGATGATTGGCCTGTTCGCCAGCCCTTATGCGGCCATCGCCCTGTTGTGCGTCGGCGGCTTTGCTCACCAGTCGCTGTCCGGCGCGCTGATCACCCTCTCCTCTGACGTGTTTGGCCGTAACGAAGTGGCGACCGCCAATGGTTTAACCGGCATGGCCGCGTGGACCGCCAGCACGCTGTTCGCCTTAGTAGTAGGCGCGCTGGCAGACACCCTGGGCTTCAGCCCGCTGTTTGCCGCGCTGTCGGTATTTGACCTGCTCGGCGCGATAGTTATCTGGACCGTATTGCAAAATCGCTCGGCGGTAGAGCCTGTTCCGCAGCCGTTGCAACCCGCGAAAGTCTAA
- the uxaC gene encoding glucuronate isomerase codes for MAQFLTEDFLLDTEVARRLYHDYAKDQPIFDYHCHLPPEQIAQDYQFKNLYDIWLKGDHYKWRAMRTNGMAERLCTGDASDREKFDAWAATVPHTLGNPLYIWTHLELRRPFGIIGKLLSPKTADEIWERGNELLAQKSFSARGIMKQMNVKMVGTTDDPIDSLEHHKIVAEDGNFDVKVLPSWRPDKAFNIDAAGFNDYIKRLEQTSDTSISRFSDVCDALKKRMNHFAAHGCKVSDHALDVVVYAEADQATLDGILSRRLSGSLPSKEESAQFKTGVLLFLASEYQRRNWVQQYHIGALRNNNTRMFELLGADVGFDSINDQPLAEPLSKLLGAQGMNGGLPKTILYCLNPRDNEVLATMAVNFQGDGIPGKVQFGSAWWFNDQKDGMQRQMIQLANMGLLSRFVGMLTDSRSFLSYTRHEYFRRILCQMMGRWVEEGEAPNDIALLGNMVKNICFDNAKSYFAIELN; via the coding sequence ATGGCGCAGTTTTTAACTGAAGATTTCCTGCTCGATACCGAAGTCGCACGTCGCCTGTACCACGACTATGCGAAAGATCAGCCGATTTTTGACTATCACTGTCACCTGCCGCCGGAACAGATTGCGCAGGACTATCAGTTTAAAAACCTCTACGACATCTGGCTGAAGGGGGATCACTACAAGTGGCGCGCCATGCGCACCAACGGCATGGCCGAGCGCCTGTGCACCGGCGACGCCAGCGACCGCGAGAAGTTTGATGCTTGGGCCGCCACCGTGCCTCACACCCTCGGTAACCCGCTCTATATCTGGACTCACCTTGAGCTGCGCCGCCCGTTCGGCATTATTGGCAAGCTGCTGTCGCCGAAAACTGCCGATGAAATTTGGGAGCGCGGCAATGAGCTGCTGGCACAGAAGAGCTTCAGCGCGCGCGGCATCATGAAGCAGATGAATGTGAAAATGGTCGGCACCACCGATGACCCGATTGACTCGCTGGAACACCATAAAATCGTCGCCGAAGATGGCAATTTTGACGTCAAAGTGCTGCCGAGCTGGCGGCCAGACAAGGCGTTCAACATTGATGCCGCCGGCTTCAACGATTACATCAAGCGCCTTGAACAGACCTCAGACACCTCAATTTCGCGTTTTAGCGATGTCTGCGACGCGCTGAAAAAACGCATGAATCACTTCGCGGCGCACGGCTGCAAAGTGTCTGACCACGCGCTGGACGTGGTGGTATATGCCGAAGCTGACCAAGCCACGCTGGACGGCATTCTTTCCCGTCGCCTGAGCGGCAGCCTGCCGAGCAAAGAAGAGAGCGCGCAGTTTAAAACCGGCGTGTTGCTGTTCCTCGCTTCTGAATACCAGCGCCGCAACTGGGTGCAGCAGTACCACATCGGCGCGCTGCGTAATAACAACACCCGCATGTTTGAACTGCTGGGTGCCGACGTCGGCTTTGACTCTATTAATGACCAGCCACTGGCCGAGCCGCTGTCAAAACTGCTGGGCGCGCAGGGCATGAACGGCGGCCTGCCGAAAACCATTCTTTACTGCCTGAACCCGCGTGATAACGAAGTGCTGGCGACCATGGCGGTGAATTTCCAAGGCGACGGCATTCCGGGCAAAGTGCAGTTCGGCTCCGCGTGGTGGTTTAACGACCAAAAAGACGGCATGCAGCGCCAGATGATCCAGCTCGCCAACATGGGGCTGCTCAGCCGCTTCGTCGGCATGCTGACCGACAGCCGCAGCTTCCTATCGTATACGCGCCATGAATACTTCCGCCGCATCCTATGCCAGATGATGGGGCGCTGGGTGGAAGAGGGCGAAGCGCCGAATGACATCGCGCTGCTCGGTAACATGGTGAAAAACATCTGTTTCGACAACGCCAAAAGCTATTTCGCGATTGAGCTTAACTGA
- a CDS encoding UxaA family hydrolase: MQSTITIHPADNVAVALRDLTCGEITNTGAALLQEVVRGHKFALRPIAAGEHIIKYGLPIGHALVDIAAGEHIHSQNAKTNLSDLDAYQYQPQFAAVPEQKGDREVQIYRRKNGQVGIRNELWLIPTVGCVNGIAKQIQQRFLKETQQAEGIDGVYLFTHQLGCSQLGDDHINTRTMLQNMVRHPNAGAVLVVGLGCENNQVDVFRETLGEVDEARVRFMALQKFDDEVEAGVARLHELYAVMRSDQRQPGKLSELKFGLECGGSDGLSGITANPLLGRFSDYTIANGGTTVLTEVPEMFGAERILMSRCRDEATFDKTVSMVNDFKQYFISHNQPIYENPSPGNKAGGITTLEEKSLGCTQKAGHSPIVDVLKYGERLTAHGLNLLSAPGNDAVATSALAGAGCHMVLFSTGRGTPYGGFVPTVKLATNSELAAKKPHWIDFDAGQLIHGVSMDQLLDSFVDLIVKIASGQQTKNELNDFRELAIFKSGVTL; the protein is encoded by the coding sequence ATGCAAAGCACCATAACTATTCACCCTGCTGATAATGTCGCCGTGGCACTGCGCGATCTCACCTGCGGAGAAATTACCAACACCGGCGCTGCTTTGCTGCAAGAGGTAGTGCGCGGCCACAAGTTTGCGCTACGCCCGATTGCCGCCGGAGAGCACATCATCAAATACGGCTTGCCGATTGGTCATGCGCTGGTGGACATCGCTGCCGGAGAACACATTCATTCGCAGAATGCCAAAACCAACCTCAGCGATCTCGACGCGTATCAGTATCAGCCGCAATTCGCCGCCGTGCCTGAACAAAAGGGCGATCGCGAGGTGCAGATTTACCGCCGCAAAAACGGGCAAGTCGGTATTCGCAACGAGCTGTGGCTGATCCCAACTGTCGGCTGCGTGAATGGCATCGCCAAGCAGATTCAGCAGCGTTTCCTCAAAGAAACTCAGCAGGCGGAAGGCATTGACGGGGTCTACCTGTTCACTCATCAGTTGGGCTGTTCGCAGCTCGGCGATGACCATATCAACACCCGCACTATGTTGCAGAACATGGTGCGCCACCCCAACGCGGGCGCGGTGCTGGTGGTTGGTTTAGGCTGTGAAAACAATCAGGTGGACGTGTTCCGCGAAACCTTAGGAGAGGTCGATGAAGCTCGCGTGCGCTTTATGGCGTTGCAGAAATTCGATGACGAAGTTGAGGCGGGCGTCGCACGTTTGCACGAGCTTTACGCCGTGATGCGCAGTGACCAACGCCAGCCGGGCAAGCTCAGCGAGCTGAAATTCGGCTTAGAGTGCGGCGGGTCTGACGGGCTGTCGGGCATCACCGCCAACCCGCTGCTCGGGCGTTTTTCGGATTACACCATTGCCAACGGTGGCACCACGGTGCTGACCGAAGTACCGGAAATGTTCGGCGCGGAGCGCATTCTGATGAGCCGCTGCCGTGACGAGGCGACTTTCGACAAAACCGTCAGCATGGTGAATGACTTCAAACAGTATTTCATTTCCCACAACCAGCCGATTTATGAAAACCCGTCGCCGGGCAACAAGGCGGGGGGCATCACTACCCTTGAGGAGAAGTCGCTGGGCTGTACGCAGAAAGCCGGGCATAGCCCGATTGTCGACGTGTTGAAGTATGGCGAACGCCTGACCGCGCACGGCCTGAACCTGCTGAGCGCGCCGGGCAATGACGCCGTCGCCACCAGCGCGCTGGCCGGGGCAGGCTGCCACATGGTGCTGTTCAGCACCGGGCGTGGCACGCCTTATGGCGGCTTTGTGCCGACGGTAAAACTGGCGACCAACAGCGAACTGGCGGCCAAAAAGCCGCACTGGATCGACTTCGACGCGGGGCAGCTGATCCACGGCGTAAGCATGGATCAGCTGCTGGACAGCTTTGTGGATCTGATTGTGAAGATTGCCAGCGGCCAGCAGACCAAGAACGAGCTGAATGATTTTCGCGAGTTGGCGATTTTCAAAAGCGGCGTGACGCTGTAA